One window of the Pedobacter ginsengisoli genome contains the following:
- the rplI gene encoding 50S ribosomal protein L9, which yields MEIILKQDIKSLGEKDDIVSVKPGYGRNYLIPQGFAQLATPSAKKVLAENLKQAAFKQDKIKKDAEGIAERLADVKLSIGAKAGETGKIFGAVNTIMIADALKQQGFDVDRRRITFETEPKFVGDYVANLNLHKEVKVKVPFAVVAE from the coding sequence ATGGAAATTATTTTAAAACAAGATATCAAATCCCTAGGGGAAAAAGATGATATCGTTTCTGTAAAGCCAGGATATGGCCGTAACTACCTAATCCCTCAAGGATTTGCGCAGTTGGCTACTCCTTCAGCTAAAAAAGTATTAGCAGAAAACTTAAAGCAAGCCGCTTTTAAACAAGATAAAATTAAGAAAGATGCTGAAGGCATTGCTGAGCGTTTAGCTGATGTTAAACTTTCAATCGGTGCTAAAGCTGGTGAAACAGGTAAGATTTTTGGTGCAGTAAACACGATCATGATTGCTGACGCATTAAAACAACAAGGTTTTGATGTTGACCGTCGTCGTATCACTTTCGAAACTGAACCTAAATTTGTTGGTGATTATGTTGCCAATTTAAACTTACACAAAGAAGTGAAAGTTAAAGTTCCTTTCGCAGTTGTAGCTGAGTAA
- a CDS encoding ABC transporter ATPase, whose product MSFSPQSKIWIYQSNRAFTNDEVQAIQQKLNDFTVQWKAHGHQLKAKAEVLYNFFIIFFVDEASAGVTGCSIDSSVRIVKEIEQEYGVDLFDRFNMAYKLNDKVIVTNKEDFETLVNIKAIGPQTIVFNNMVQTLQEFETKWQIPFEQSWHSKVFAHLL is encoded by the coding sequence ATGAGTTTTTCTCCACAATCCAAAATATGGATATACCAAAGTAACCGTGCCTTTACAAATGATGAGGTACAGGCAATACAGCAAAAATTAAATGATTTTACTGTACAATGGAAAGCTCATGGCCATCAGTTAAAAGCGAAAGCAGAGGTATTATACAATTTCTTTATTATATTTTTTGTGGACGAGGCATCTGCAGGCGTTACCGGTTGTTCAATAGATTCGTCTGTTAGGATAGTTAAGGAAATTGAACAAGAATATGGCGTTGATTTGTTCGATAGGTTTAATATGGCCTACAAATTGAACGACAAAGTTATTGTTACCAACAAAGAAGACTTTGAAACATTGGTAAACATAAAAGCAATAGGCCCGCAAACTATTGTATTTAACAACATGGTACAAACATTACAAGAGTTTGAAACCAAATGGCAAATACCATTTGAGCAAAGCTGGCACAGTAAAGTTTTTGCTCATTTACTTTAA
- the rpsF gene encoding 30S ribosomal protein S6: MNQYETVIVLTPLLSEEVAKEAIAKFSKIIADSGAEIVQEDNWGLRKLAYPIEKKASGFFHLTEYKSSGELINKLELELKRDERVLRFLTIRLDRHAVAYNEKKRSGAFNKKPKQEAAV, from the coding sequence ATGAATCAGTACGAAACTGTTATCGTTCTAACCCCGTTGTTGTCAGAAGAAGTTGCAAAAGAGGCTATTGCCAAATTTAGCAAAATCATTGCTGACAGCGGTGCCGAAATTGTTCAAGAGGACAATTGGGGTTTGAGAAAATTAGCGTATCCGATTGAAAAAAAAGCAAGCGGATTTTTCCACCTTACAGAGTACAAATCTTCAGGTGAATTAATTAACAAGTTAGAGTTAGAGCTTAAACGCGATGAGCGTGTTCTACGTTTCTTAACTATAAGATTAGACCGTCATGCGGTTGCTTATAACGAAAAGAAACGCAGTGGTGCTTTTAACAAAAAACCTAAACAGGAGGCTGCAGTATAA
- a CDS encoding uracil-DNA glycosylase family protein, translated as MTTFADRIIEFNKQLDFHGLLPHDIRIMNPYRENPLALTCSSAFYKKYYNDNNPRHLILGINPGRFGSAMTGVSFTDPKRMVAKCGIPFPGQMTHEPSSEYVYEMIEAYGGIQEFYSKFYIHSVCPLGFTIKSLKSKEVNYNYYDNTDLLKAAYPFIVENLEKQIAIGFETDVCFCFGTGKNESFLRKLNNEKRYFKEIIPLEHPRYIMQYKSKNKSDYIKKYLDAFKKI; from the coding sequence ATGACAACCTTTGCCGATAGGATTATAGAATTTAATAAGCAATTGGATTTTCATGGTTTGCTACCGCATGATATCCGGATAATGAATCCTTATAGAGAAAACCCGTTGGCTTTAACGTGCTCCTCTGCTTTTTATAAAAAATATTATAATGATAATAACCCCAGGCATCTGATACTGGGTATTAATCCTGGTCGCTTTGGTTCAGCAATGACTGGAGTATCCTTTACTGATCCAAAAAGGATGGTGGCTAAATGCGGGATCCCATTTCCCGGCCAAATGACTCATGAGCCTTCATCAGAATATGTTTACGAAATGATCGAGGCTTATGGTGGTATACAAGAATTCTACAGCAAATTTTATATTCATTCTGTATGCCCTTTAGGCTTCACCATTAAAAGCCTAAAAAGCAAAGAAGTTAATTATAACTACTACGACAATACTGACCTTTTAAAGGCTGCATATCCATTTATAGTTGAAAATCTGGAGAAACAAATTGCAATTGGCTTCGAAACTGATGTTTGTTTTTGTTTTGGGACAGGAAAAAACGAATCATTTCTAAGAAAACTTAATAACGAAAAAAGATATTTTAAAGAGATCATTCCACTGGAACACCCCAGATACATAATGCAATACAAATCGAAAAACAAGTCGGACTATATCAAAAAGTACCTAGATGCATTCAAAAAAATCTAA
- a CDS encoding sulfatase, which yields MKLKKILLLLAFANSGMPLFAQKHQSGTAAKRPNIVIIVSDDHAYQTISAYGSKLMQTPNIDRIAKEGVRFNKAYVTNSICGPSRAVILTGKYSHKNGFKDNESSIFNGDQDSFAKQLKKAGYQTAWIGKWHLESKPQGFDYWQILPNQGQYYNPDFDMMDGSKKRFEGYVSNVIEDETENWLDKRDESKPFCLVIGHKATHRVWLPDTTDLGRFDKVNFPLPANFYDTYQNRKAAAIQDMSIEKTMQMGYDLKMFGSDDKESKDGNFSRMNAAQRAKIDAYYKPIEKEFNDLKLQGKALTEWKFQRYMRDYLSTATSLDRNIGRTLDYLDQHGLSQNTIVIYLSDQGFYMGEHGWFDKRWIYEESFRTPMVMRYPGVVKAGTVSDRFVMNLDIAPTILDAAKLTIPKDIQGMSMLPALKNKADKGRQVLYYHYYENGEHSVSPHFGIRTKRYKLIRFYKRVSGWELYDLQKDPHEMDNKYGKKGYETITADLYKELNKQINKYEDMEALQILKENQGDKK from the coding sequence ATGAAATTAAAAAAGATTTTACTACTCCTTGCATTTGCCAACAGCGGTATGCCTTTGTTTGCACAGAAACATCAATCAGGAACAGCTGCAAAACGACCTAATATTGTGATCATCGTTTCAGATGATCATGCCTACCAGACAATAAGTGCCTATGGCAGCAAATTGATGCAGACCCCAAATATAGATCGGATCGCAAAAGAAGGTGTTCGTTTCAATAAAGCTTATGTAACTAATTCTATTTGCGGACCAAGCAGGGCTGTGATTTTGACTGGAAAATACAGCCATAAAAATGGGTTTAAGGATAATGAAAGCTCGATTTTTAATGGTGATCAGGATTCATTTGCAAAGCAATTAAAGAAAGCGGGTTATCAAACAGCCTGGATAGGTAAATGGCATTTGGAAAGCAAACCTCAGGGGTTCGATTATTGGCAAATCCTGCCTAATCAGGGACAATACTATAATCCGGATTTCGATATGATGGACGGTAGCAAAAAAAGATTTGAGGGATATGTATCTAATGTAATTGAAGATGAGACAGAGAATTGGCTTGATAAAAGAGATGAATCAAAACCGTTTTGCCTGGTAATTGGACATAAGGCCACGCACAGAGTTTGGTTGCCCGATACCACTGATCTTGGCCGGTTTGATAAAGTTAACTTTCCGCTCCCAGCCAATTTTTACGATACCTACCAAAATCGAAAAGCTGCGGCCATACAGGACATGTCTATCGAAAAAACCATGCAAATGGGATACGACTTAAAGATGTTTGGTTCTGATGATAAAGAAAGTAAGGATGGAAACTTTAGTCGGATGAATGCCGCTCAACGCGCCAAAATTGATGCTTATTATAAACCTATAGAAAAGGAGTTTAATGACTTGAAACTGCAGGGTAAGGCGCTTACAGAATGGAAATTTCAACGCTACATGCGCGATTACTTAAGTACTGCAACTTCATTAGACCGAAACATCGGTCGCACACTAGACTATCTGGATCAGCACGGACTGAGCCAGAACACAATTGTAATATATCTGTCCGATCAGGGTTTTTATATGGGTGAACACGGCTGGTTCGATAAGCGATGGATTTATGAAGAATCCTTTAGAACGCCAATGGTGATGAGATACCCTGGAGTAGTAAAAGCAGGAACCGTTTCTGATCGTTTTGTAATGAATCTGGATATTGCCCCAACCATCCTCGATGCAGCAAAACTAACTATTCCAAAAGATATACAAGGTATGTCTATGCTGCCGGCATTGAAAAACAAAGCAGATAAAGGCCGCCAGGTGTTATACTACCACTATTATGAAAATGGCGAACATTCGGTTTCCCCACATTTCGGAATCCGCACAAAAAGATATAAACTGATCAGATTCTATAAGCGTGTTTCGGGATGGGAATTGTACGATTTGCAAAAAGATCCGCATGAAATGGATAACAAATATGGTAAAAAGGGATACGAAACCATCACCGCAGATTTATACAAAGAGCTGAACAAGCAGATTAATAAATATGAGGATATGGAAGCGTTACAAATCTTAAAAGAGAATCAAGGGGATAAGAAATAA
- the mtgA gene encoding monofunctional biosynthetic peptidoglycan transglycosylase: MAKRKRATGKTNSKSPLFKKITTIVTKVFLWFLMVTVLWVLVYRFVNPPITLLMIQRNLERSSNDKPFKMEKKWVDFEDISDNMKRAAVSAEDQLFLKHLGFDLKAIEKAFAANKNSKKIKGGSTISQQTAKNVFLWPGRSWIRKGFEAYFTLLIEILWSKERILEVYLNVIEMGDGIYGAEAASQSYFNKSCSKLSKSQAAVIAACFPNPRRWTPRNPTQYIRHRQFLIMKNMKRLGPLDF; encoded by the coding sequence ATGGCAAAGCGTAAACGGGCAACCGGTAAAACAAACTCAAAATCTCCTCTATTTAAAAAAATTACAACCATTGTTACTAAAGTATTTCTTTGGTTTCTAATGGTTACGGTACTTTGGGTGCTAGTTTACAGGTTTGTGAATCCGCCAATCACCCTTTTAATGATCCAACGCAACCTGGAGCGTAGCTCAAATGATAAGCCATTTAAAATGGAGAAGAAATGGGTTGACTTTGAAGATATATCGGATAATATGAAACGGGCAGCAGTATCTGCAGAAGATCAGCTATTTCTTAAACATCTTGGATTCGACTTAAAAGCGATTGAAAAGGCCTTTGCCGCAAATAAAAATAGCAAAAAGATAAAGGGTGGAAGTACAATCTCTCAGCAAACCGCCAAAAATGTATTCCTATGGCCAGGCCGATCATGGATTCGTAAGGGCTTCGAAGCTTATTTTACATTATTAATTGAAATACTTTGGAGCAAAGAAAGAATATTGGAGGTTTATTTGAATGTAATTGAGATGGGAGATGGAATTTACGGTGCTGAAGCTGCATCCCAGTCTTATTTTAATAAATCATGCAGTAAACTTAGCAAGTCGCAGGCAGCTGTAATTGCCGCTTGCTTTCCTAATCCAAGAAGATGGACACCTAGAAACCCAACCCAATATATCAGACACAGACAATTTCTGATAATGAAAAATATGAAAAGGCTGGGGCCGTTGGATTTTTAA
- a CDS encoding MBL fold metallo-hydrolase — protein sequence MACNKLYIASLNSGSNGNCYYVGNDQEAILVDTGISCRETEKRMLRLGLSMKHVKAIFISHEHTDHVRGLATISAKYNLPVYITQGTLNGCRFNIREDLIRLLYSTQNISVGSLQITSFLKIHDASEPHSFVVSSGGTKVGVFTDIGAACEQLIFHFKQCHAAFLETNYDDDLLSKSAYPYFLKQRISGGRGHLSNKHALDLFINHRPSFMTHLLLSHLSKDNNNPELAHSLFSEHAGEVEIVVASRFVESEVYTIFEQVSEHSPF from the coding sequence ATGGCTTGTAATAAGCTATATATTGCTTCTTTAAATTCCGGCAGTAACGGGAACTGCTATTATGTTGGCAACGATCAGGAAGCTATTCTTGTAGATACAGGTATTTCTTGCAGAGAGACCGAAAAAAGAATGCTACGCCTGGGTTTATCAATGAAACATGTTAAGGCTATTTTTATTTCTCATGAGCATACGGATCATGTCCGTGGATTAGCTACCATATCGGCTAAATACAATTTACCTGTTTACATAACACAGGGAACCTTAAATGGATGCAGGTTTAATATCCGTGAAGATCTTATAAGGCTTCTGTATAGCACTCAAAACATATCTGTTGGAAGTTTGCAAATAACCAGTTTCCTTAAAATACATGATGCCTCTGAGCCACATAGTTTTGTGGTTTCGAGTGGCGGCACTAAAGTTGGGGTGTTTACTGATATTGGAGCGGCTTGTGAGCAGCTTATTTTTCATTTTAAACAGTGTCATGCTGCGTTTCTTGAAACAAATTACGATGATGACCTATTAAGCAAAAGTGCCTATCCGTATTTTCTAAAACAAAGGATTAGCGGAGGCAGGGGCCACTTATCAAACAAACACGCACTGGATCTTTTTATAAATCACAGGCCGTCTTTTATGACTCACCTACTCTTATCGCATCTATCAAAAGATAATAACAATCCTGAATTAGCACATAGCTTATTTAGTGAGCATGCCGGAGAAGTTGAAATTGTTGTAGCCTCGAGGTTTGTTGAATCTGAAGTATATACTATTTTTGAGCAAGTAAGCGAACATTCGCCTTTCTGA
- a CDS encoding transposase, whose translation MTNDLTRAEIWLCLTILIYFLMNGAQIFETLVFVPKWIDSPPDNFKLLLDGKGTSLKIFWIVFHSLHEIAFILTIIFCWKIDPVRNWLLILFAIHFAVRVWTLSFFAPNIIYFQKVAETPSLAKDLITRTSLWQMLNYVRVAIFIAISLGLIPLCIKLFSLRQ comes from the coding sequence ATGACTAACGATTTGACCAGGGCCGAAATATGGCTGTGCCTTACAATCCTTATTTATTTTTTAATGAATGGAGCGCAAATCTTTGAGACTCTTGTTTTTGTTCCTAAATGGATAGATTCTCCCCCAGATAATTTCAAACTCCTATTAGATGGAAAAGGAACAAGTCTTAAGATTTTCTGGATTGTGTTTCATTCCCTGCATGAAATTGCATTCATACTAACAATAATTTTCTGCTGGAAGATCGATCCTGTCCGTAATTGGCTTTTAATTCTATTTGCAATACACTTTGCCGTACGGGTTTGGACACTATCATTCTTTGCACCTAATATCATTTATTTTCAAAAAGTAGCCGAAACCCCATCTTTAGCAAAAGATCTTATAACTCGAACTTCGCTTTGGCAGATGCTCAACTATGTTAGGGTTGCTATTTTTATTGCAATTTCTTTAGGGCTTATACCACTATGTATTAAACTATTTAGCTTGCGGCAATAA
- a CDS encoding (Fe-S)-binding protein, which produces MSEQLNFEVPTMAEMIAKGEEPEILFWVGCAGSYDERAQKTTRDICKILHHVGIKYAVLGTEESCTGDPAKRAGNEFLFQMQAMTNIEVLNAYNIKKIVTGCPHCFNTIRNEYPGLGGSYEVIHHTQLIQQLIDEGKLKAEGGESFKGKKITYHDPCYLGRGNGIYEAPRKALEVLDAQLVEMKRCKTNGLCCGAGGAQMFKEPEKGKKDINIERIEEALEIKPNIIAAGCPFCMTMMSDGVKLKDQDKNVQVLDIAEITVRANGL; this is translated from the coding sequence ATGAGCGAGCAACTAAATTTTGAAGTACCTACAATGGCAGAAATGATAGCTAAAGGCGAAGAGCCTGAAATATTATTCTGGGTTGGCTGTGCAGGCAGTTATGACGAGAGAGCACAAAAAACTACTCGAGACATCTGTAAAATCCTACATCATGTAGGTATTAAATATGCTGTATTAGGTACTGAAGAAAGCTGCACCGGAGATCCAGCAAAAAGAGCAGGGAATGAATTTCTGTTCCAAATGCAAGCTATGACTAATATTGAGGTACTGAATGCTTACAACATTAAGAAAATAGTTACTGGTTGTCCTCATTGCTTTAATACAATTAGAAACGAATATCCTGGATTAGGCGGGAGCTACGAAGTAATTCATCATACCCAACTTATCCAACAGTTAATTGATGAGGGCAAGCTAAAAGCAGAAGGAGGAGAAAGCTTTAAAGGTAAAAAGATAACTTATCACGACCCATGCTATTTAGGCCGCGGAAATGGCATTTATGAGGCTCCACGTAAGGCTCTGGAAGTGCTCGATGCACAACTTGTGGAAATGAAACGCTGTAAAACTAACGGATTATGCTGTGGTGCGGGCGGAGCCCAGATGTTTAAAGAACCTGAAAAAGGTAAAAAAGACATTAACATTGAGCGTATTGAAGAAGCACTTGAAATTAAACCAAATATTATTGCTGCCGGGTGCCCTTTTTGCATGACGATGATGAGTGATGGCGTGAAACTGAAAGACCAGGATAAAAATGTACAGGTTTTAGATATTGCTGAAATTACTGTTCGTGCAAATGGCTTGTAA
- a CDS encoding 4Fe-4S dicluster domain-containing protein, with translation MVAQIIFIVITVAAVALFSYNIKKVIRNIQLGKLVNRSDQPQRRFMTMLKVAFGQTKMFFRPIPAFLHLIVYAGFVIINIEVLEILIDGVFGSHRIFSGAGFIYDFLIGSFEILALGVWVGCAVFLIRRNILKLKRFSGVEMTKWPRSDANYILISEILLMTAFLLMNAADAKLQVIGAQHYTNAGSFPVSQFLQDLLPSSETALVAIERGCWWFHIIGILLFLNYLPYSKHFHILFAFPNTYFSNLEPKGEFTNMKSVTNEVKAMLDPSFTPEEAEPGRFGAKDINDLTWVNLMNAYTCTECGRCTSVCPANITGKLLSPRKIMMDTRDRMEEVGKNIDKTGNGFDDGKSLIDSYISREEIWACTSCNACTEACPINIDPLAIITELRRYAVMEESQSPASINAMLGNIENNGAPWKYSPADRFNWAKES, from the coding sequence ATGGTGGCACAAATCATATTTATAGTAATTACAGTGGCTGCAGTAGCTCTGTTTAGCTATAATATTAAAAAAGTTATCCGAAACATACAGTTAGGCAAGCTGGTAAACAGATCAGATCAACCTCAAAGAAGGTTTATGACGATGCTTAAAGTAGCATTTGGTCAAACAAAAATGTTTTTCCGGCCAATCCCCGCTTTTCTGCATCTGATAGTGTACGCAGGCTTTGTTATTATTAATATCGAAGTTCTGGAAATTTTGATTGATGGGGTATTTGGGTCTCACAGAATATTTTCTGGTGCAGGTTTTATTTATGATTTTCTAATTGGCTCGTTTGAAATTCTAGCACTTGGGGTATGGGTAGGCTGCGCTGTCTTTTTAATCAGAAGAAACATTCTTAAACTTAAGCGGTTTAGTGGTGTAGAAATGACCAAATGGCCTAGATCTGATGCTAATTATATCTTAATATCTGAGATATTATTAATGACTGCCTTTTTGCTAATGAATGCTGCTGATGCTAAACTCCAGGTTATAGGAGCCCAGCACTATACAAATGCCGGATCTTTCCCCGTTAGTCAGTTTCTGCAAGATCTTTTACCAAGCTCAGAAACAGCCCTTGTTGCTATTGAAAGAGGTTGCTGGTGGTTCCATATCATCGGGATACTTCTATTTTTAAATTACCTGCCCTATTCTAAACATTTCCATATTTTATTTGCTTTCCCTAATACCTATTTTTCCAATTTGGAACCTAAGGGCGAGTTTACTAACATGAAAAGTGTTACAAATGAAGTAAAAGCTATGCTTGACCCTTCATTTACTCCTGAAGAGGCTGAACCGGGTCGTTTTGGTGCAAAAGATATAAACGATCTTACATGGGTAAACCTGATGAATGCTTACACATGCACAGAGTGTGGAAGGTGTACTTCTGTATGTCCGGCAAATATTACGGGTAAGCTTTTATCACCCCGTAAAATAATGATGGACACCAGAGACAGGATGGAAGAGGTTGGGAAAAATATTGACAAAACCGGCAATGGTTTTGATGACGGCAAATCACTAATCGACAGTTACATTAGTCGCGAAGAAATATGGGCTTGTACAAGTTGTAATGCATGTACAGAAGCCTGCCCTATTAACATTGATCCTCTGGCAATTATTACTGAACTGAGAAGATATGCAGTAATGGAAGAGTCTCAATCGCCGGCAAGCATTAATGCCATGCTTGGCAATATTGAAAACAATGGTGCCCCGTGGAAGTATTCTCCGGCCGACAGGTTTAATTGGGCAAAAGAAAGTTAA
- the rpsR gene encoding 30S ribosomal protein S18, which yields MAKDQIQYVTAPKVDDNRKKYCRFRKNGIKYIDYKDANFLLKFINDQGKILPRRLTGTSLKFQRKVAQAVKRARHIGLLPFVADQLK from the coding sequence ATGGCAAAGGATCAAATACAATATGTTACCGCTCCAAAAGTGGACGATAACAGAAAGAAATATTGCCGTTTCAGAAAAAACGGGATTAAATATATTGATTATAAAGACGCAAACTTTTTATTGAAGTTTATCAATGATCAAGGTAAAATTTTACCTCGCCGTTTAACCGGTACTTCATTGAAATTTCAACGTAAAGTGGCTCAAGCTGTAAAACGCGCTCGCCACATCGGTTTGTTACCTTTCGTTGCTGACCAATTAAAATAG
- a CDS encoding MarR family winged helix-turn-helix transcriptional regulator, whose amino-acid sequence MMNKSISETTLQQFRTISRLYSDTSAFMHEAIARKAGLSGTDHKYLGLILQHKSITAGEISKLTGLTTGAVTGLIDRLEKKNLLERQFTKDDRRKVIIVPNVNNSMKLLKPIFDKLQEKTVKLISTFSTEEIQTIERYFTEAIAIMKETTDSLNNNQND is encoded by the coding sequence ATGATGAATAAAAGTATATCAGAAACAACTCTCCAACAATTTAGGACAATTAGCAGATTGTATTCAGATACCTCGGCCTTTATGCACGAGGCAATAGCCAGAAAAGCAGGGCTTTCAGGTACTGATCATAAGTATTTGGGGCTTATACTGCAGCATAAATCAATAACAGCGGGCGAGATTTCGAAGTTAACCGGATTAACCACTGGAGCTGTGACAGGGCTCATCGACCGTTTAGAAAAAAAGAATCTTCTAGAAAGGCAATTCACCAAAGATGATAGAAGAAAGGTAATCATCGTCCCAAACGTCAATAACAGCATGAAGCTCTTGAAACCTATTTTCGATAAACTTCAAGAAAAAACCGTAAAGCTAATTTCAACTTTTTCAACAGAAGAAATACAAACCATTGAACGCTATTTTACTGAAGCAATAGCTATAATGAAAGAGACTACTGACAGCTTAAACAATAATCAAAATGACTAA